One region of Saprospiraceae bacterium genomic DNA includes:
- a CDS encoding DUF3575 domain-containing protein: protein MKKILFFTLAMLAMNAVSHAQVDVQINPIGILFSNLDLTAEFGVSNDFGVETGLGYNFQSFDVEGGGYRNNAVGIRALGKYYFNPEDGIDRWAIGGYLRYGAGTATLKDNSSSSREKIKNVKLALGFYTGYKWVSRKNIVFELGLGIGRNLVRTFEDENGNTVDTSDIPLLNVDILGRLSLGYRFGGSKK, encoded by the coding sequence ATGAAAAAAATCCTCTTTTTTACACTTGCCATGCTGGCAATGAATGCTGTCAGCCATGCACAGGTTGACGTTCAAATCAACCCGATTGGAATTCTTTTCAGTAACCTCGATTTGACCGCAGAATTTGGCGTGTCGAATGACTTTGGCGTGGAAACTGGCTTAGGCTACAATTTCCAGAGCTTTGATGTCGAAGGCGGAGGCTACCGGAACAATGCAGTTGGCATTCGGGCTTTGGGCAAATACTATTTCAATCCCGAAGACGGCATTGACCGCTGGGCAATCGGTGGCTATTTGCGCTACGGCGCTGGCACGGCCACGCTGAAAGACAACTCGAGCTCCAGCAGGGAAAAAATCAAAAACGTAAAGCTCGCCCTCGGTTTTTATACCGGCTACAAATGGGTGTCCAGAAAAAACATCGTCTTTGAACTGGGGCTTGGCATCGGGCGCAACCTTGTCCGCACGTTCGAGGACGAAAACGGCAACACCGTGGACACAAGCGATATACCATTGCTCAACGTTGACATACTGGGACGTCTTTCCTTGGGCTATCGTTTTGGCGGCAGCAAAAAATGA
- a CDS encoding thioredoxin domain-containing protein encodes MNRLQHETSPYLLQHAHNPVDWYAWRPEAFERARAEQKPILVSIGYSTCHWCHVMERESFENEDIASFMNEHFINIKVDREERPDVDAIYMEACQILSGSGGWPLNCFLTPEGKPFYAGTYFPPRPAFNRPSWLQVLQHLAGIWETKREVAYEQAEKLLAHIRRNDDVFVQTLATPSASNGAAPPAFQFSDLENIYYQMRERFDRVEGGFGGAPKFPSTMAIQYLLNYHYFTGNPEALEHAQLSLDKMIHGGIYDQVGGGFARYATDREWLVPHFEKMLYDNALLISVLGEAFKLTSKALYRETIEETLDYVAREMTSPEGGFYAAQDADSEGIEGKFYIWEKEEIDSLLKDESPLFCAFYGVTEDGNWEEKNILWRPSSFEEFAEANGLEVGALKKRLKSGREKLFATRSKRIWPGLDNKILLSWNALMVSGYVAAFVALGHEEYRSAAIRNVDFLLKNYTNEPLGSLRHSTAQRDAFLEDYAYFIAALTDLYQITFDVKYLQIAEKYTAYVLSYFHDPATGLFFFTDSNQSDIILRKKDLYDNATPSGNSTMAHNLQRLGILLAHSEWRTKASAMLQTMRDALTRYPLSFERWAAATMNEVYPMHEIAVVGDNAQEKALNIQRVFLPNKVIAASATLDDTLPLLAGKMGNTESLIYVCRDFACQRPVSDMSEFRQIVRP; translated from the coding sequence ATGAATCGCCTTCAACACGAAACTTCCCCATACTTGCTCCAACACGCGCACAACCCGGTGGATTGGTATGCGTGGCGACCAGAAGCCTTCGAGCGAGCGCGAGCCGAGCAGAAACCTATTTTAGTCAGCATCGGCTACAGCACTTGCCACTGGTGCCACGTCATGGAACGCGAATCCTTTGAAAATGAGGACATCGCTTCCTTCATGAACGAGCATTTCATCAATATAAAAGTGGACCGAGAAGAGCGCCCCGACGTGGATGCGATTTACATGGAGGCTTGCCAAATACTTTCCGGCAGCGGCGGCTGGCCGCTCAATTGCTTCTTGACCCCAGAGGGCAAACCTTTCTATGCGGGCACATATTTCCCGCCGCGTCCGGCGTTCAACCGCCCCTCGTGGCTCCAAGTGCTCCAACATTTGGCGGGGATATGGGAAACAAAACGCGAGGTTGCCTATGAACAGGCGGAAAAACTACTCGCCCACATCCGTCGCAACGACGATGTTTTTGTCCAAACGCTCGCCACTCCCTCGGCATCAAATGGGGCTGCGCCCCCGGCTTTCCAGTTTTCCGACCTTGAAAACATCTACTACCAGATGCGCGAACGTTTCGACCGCGTGGAAGGTGGTTTTGGCGGCGCTCCCAAATTCCCCTCCACCATGGCGATTCAGTACCTGCTCAACTACCACTATTTCACTGGCAATCCAGAGGCGCTCGAGCACGCACAGCTGTCGTTGGACAAAATGATTCACGGTGGCATCTATGACCAAGTGGGTGGTGGTTTTGCCCGTTACGCCACTGACCGCGAGTGGCTTGTCCCGCATTTTGAAAAAATGCTCTACGACAACGCCCTGCTCATCTCCGTGCTGGGCGAGGCCTTCAAATTGACCTCGAAAGCGCTCTACCGGGAGACGATAGAAGAGACGCTGGACTATGTGGCAAGAGAAATGACTTCGCCCGAAGGTGGCTTTTACGCCGCCCAAGACGCTGATTCCGAAGGCATTGAGGGCAAGTTTTATATTTGGGAAAAAGAGGAAATTGATTCGCTTCTGAAAGACGAGTCGCCGCTGTTTTGCGCGTTTTATGGCGTGACGGAGGATGGGAATTGGGAAGAAAAAAACATTCTGTGGCGGCCCTCTTCGTTCGAGGAATTTGCCGAGGCCAATGGCTTGGAGGTGGGAGCGTTGAAAAAACGCCTGAAATCAGGAAGGGAAAAACTTTTTGCGACACGCTCGAAGCGGATTTGGCCGGGCTTGGACAACAAAATTTTGCTGAGCTGGAACGCGCTCATGGTTTCGGGATATGTGGCAGCGTTCGTCGCGTTGGGCCACGAGGAATACCGGAGTGCCGCGATTCGCAACGTTGACTTTTTGCTCAAAAACTACACGAACGAGCCGCTTGGGAGCCTTCGACATTCCACCGCTCAACGCGATGCCTTCTTGGAGGACTATGCCTACTTCATCGCCGCGCTGACGGATTTGTACCAAATCACCTTCGATGTCAAGTATTTGCAAATCGCCGAGAAATACACGGCGTATGTTTTGAGTTATTTCCACGACCCGGCGACTGGACTGTTTTTCTTCACCGATTCGAACCAGTCGGATATCATTTTGAGAAAAAAAGACCTCTACGACAACGCAACGCCTTCTGGCAACAGCACCATGGCGCACAACCTCCAACGGCTCGGCATCTTGCTTGCTCACAGTGAATGGCGAACAAAGGCATCTGCCATGTTGCAAACCATGCGCGACGCGTTGACACGTTACCCCCTTTCATTCGAGCGTTGGGCAGCGGCCACTATGAACGAGGTGTACCCGATGCACGAGATTGCGGTGGTGGGCGACAACGCGCAAGAAAAAGCCTTGAACATTCAACGTGTTTTTTTGCCCAACAAAGTAATCGCTGCCAGCGCAACGCTCGACGACACGTTGCCCCTGCTCGCCGGAAAAATGGGCAACACGGAGTCGCTGATTTATGTCTGCCGCGATTTTGCCTGCCAGCGACCAGTGTCGGATATGAGCGAATTTCGCCAAATAGTGCGTCCGTGA
- the purE gene encoding 5-(carboxyamino)imidazole ribonucleotide mutase, with translation MVSIIMGSDSDLPIMQKAADVLTELEVPFELSIVSAHRTPDRMFQFARTAHERGIRVIIAGAGGAAHLPGMVAAISPLPVIGVPVKSSNSLDGWDSILSILQMPEGVPVATVALNAGRNAGILAAQILATCNSNLFERVRAFKKSLETAVLEKAAKIERQ, from the coding sequence ATGGTTTCCATCATCATGGGGTCTGACTCAGACCTGCCCATCATGCAGAAGGCAGCAGATGTACTCACCGAACTCGAAGTACCCTTCGAGCTCAGCATCGTATCGGCACACCGCACGCCCGACCGAATGTTCCAGTTCGCTCGCACCGCCCACGAGCGCGGCATCCGCGTCATCATCGCCGGGGCAGGCGGCGCGGCACACCTGCCGGGCATGGTGGCCGCCATCTCGCCCTTGCCAGTCATCGGTGTGCCCGTGAAATCCTCCAACTCGCTCGACGGCTGGGATAGCATCCTCTCCATCCTGCAAATGCCGGAGGGCGTGCCAGTGGCGACAGTAGCCCTCAACGCGGGCCGCAATGCAGGCATTTTGGCCGCACAAATTTTGGCCACTTGCAACTCAAATCTGTTTGAGCGCGTCAGAGCATTCAAAAAATCGCTTGAGACAGCAGTGCTGGAAAAAGCAGCGAAAATAGAGCGCCAATAA
- a CDS encoding 5-(carboxyamino)imidazole ribonucleotide synthase yields the protein MFSTTQKIGILGGGQLGKMLCLAAANWDFKTYILDASPDYPAAQVCAGFTAGNFNNYDDVLAFGRDKDLLTIEIEHVNTDALRELERMGKTVHPYPHALDIIKDKGLQKTFYRDNDIPTARFELFDDEKKLKKAVEEGKWELPLVQKSRTAGYDGKGVAILRTAEDLDKKLLPGACLAEELAPIQTEIAVVAARNANNEVTVFPPVEMDFHPEANLVELLLCPARVSPLAIAEAEALAEKVIRTFDICGLLAVEMFLTKDGQLLVNEVAPRPHNSGHHTLDSAATSQFQQHLRAICNLPLGPTEQLMPAAMLNLLGAPGHKGPVRYEGVEECLALGGVHIHLYGKALTSPFRKMGHATITAQTAEEVIEKATFVKEKLKVKSTEDAS from the coding sequence ATGTTCTCCACGACGCAAAAAATCGGCATACTCGGCGGCGGGCAGCTGGGCAAAATGCTCTGTCTCGCGGCAGCCAATTGGGATTTTAAGACCTACATCCTCGATGCTTCCCCCGACTACCCCGCAGCGCAAGTCTGTGCCGGATTCACGGCAGGCAATTTCAACAACTACGACGACGTGCTGGCCTTTGGCCGCGACAAAGACCTCCTGACCATCGAGATTGAACACGTCAACACCGATGCCCTCCGCGAGTTGGAGCGCATGGGCAAAACCGTGCACCCCTACCCCCATGCCCTCGATATCATCAAGGACAAAGGCCTGCAAAAAACATTTTATCGCGACAACGATATCCCGACGGCGCGATTCGAGTTGTTTGACGATGAAAAAAAACTGAAAAAAGCCGTCGAGGAAGGAAAGTGGGAACTGCCACTTGTGCAAAAGTCAAGGACGGCTGGCTACGACGGAAAAGGTGTCGCCATCTTGCGCACAGCGGAAGATTTGGACAAAAAACTGCTGCCCGGCGCTTGCCTTGCCGAGGAACTCGCGCCCATCCAGACCGAAATAGCCGTCGTCGCGGCACGCAACGCCAACAACGAAGTGACAGTGTTCCCACCAGTGGAAATGGATTTTCACCCAGAGGCAAACCTCGTTGAATTGCTCCTTTGCCCTGCGCGCGTGTCGCCGTTGGCAATTGCCGAAGCTGAGGCTTTGGCTGAAAAAGTCATTCGCACCTTCGATATTTGCGGCCTGCTCGCGGTGGAAATGTTTTTGACAAAAGACGGCCAACTACTTGTGAACGAAGTCGCCCCGCGCCCCCACAACAGCGGCCACCACACGCTCGACAGCGCGGCCACCAGTCAATTCCAGCAACACCTGCGAGCCATCTGCAACCTGCCCCTCGGCCCGACGGAACAACTCATGCCCGCCGCCATGCTCAACCTGCTTGGCGCGCCCGGCCACAAAGGCCCCGTCCGCTACGAAGGCGTGGAGGAATGCCTGGCACTCGGCGGTGTCCACATCCACCTCTACGGCAAGGCGCTCACATCGCCGTTTCGGAAAATGGGCCACGCGACGATTACCGCCCAAACGGCGGAAGAAGTCATCGAAAAGGCGACATTTGTCAAAGAAAAACTGAAAGTGAAATCCACTGAGGATGCCTCATAA
- a CDS encoding arsenosugar biosynthesis-associated peroxidase-like protein yields the protein MSKKHYFDPEDLKKFGNIGEWQKPMADKFFSWYGEVFKEGALTEREKALIALAVAHTVQCPYCIDAYTTDCLAKGSDEEQMMEAVHVAAAIRAGSSLVFSTQMMNHAKDMTM from the coding sequence ATGTCAAAAAAGCACTACTTCGACCCCGAAGACCTTAAAAAATTCGGCAACATCGGCGAATGGCAAAAACCAATGGCAGACAAATTTTTCAGCTGGTACGGCGAAGTCTTCAAGGAGGGCGCACTCACCGAGCGGGAAAAAGCCCTCATCGCCCTTGCCGTGGCGCACACGGTGCAATGCCCTTACTGTATTGATGCTTATACGACCGACTGTTTGGCAAAAGGCTCTGACGAGGAGCAAATGATGGAGGCTGTGCATGTGGCGGCGGCTATCCGCGCGGGGTCGAGCCTCGTGTTTTCCACCCAAATGATGAACCACGCCAAGGATATGACCATGTGA
- the arsS gene encoding arsenosugar biosynthesis radical SAM protein ArsS (Some members of this family are selenoproteins.), with product MGIHQRTKSLASRHSDLADTFFQLKVLNGKEATDVRFPAFSEVIKQASFPDGKLRPTRIEIFQVNVGKLCNQSCAHCHVDAGPDRKEENMSRENFERCLDILARYDIPTVDITGGAPELNPHFRWFVAECRKLGKHIMDRCNLTVVVSNKKHHDLPEFFAEHGVEVVSSLPHYSALRTDAQRGDGVFEDSIKAMRMLNAVGYGKEDTGLKFNLVYNPTGIFLPGNQAALEAEFKRQLKRKHDVEFNHLFAITNMPISRFLDYLLETGNYETYMQTLLDAFNPTAVAGVMCRNTISVSWDGYLYDCDFNQMLDLKVAGPSHLRDFDLEALERRDIVLNQHCFGCTAGAGSSCGGQVA from the coding sequence ATGGGTATCCATCAACGAACAAAATCCTTGGCCTCGCGCCATAGCGACCTCGCCGACACTTTTTTTCAGCTAAAAGTGCTCAATGGCAAGGAAGCGACCGACGTGCGATTCCCGGCCTTTTCCGAAGTCATCAAGCAAGCAAGCTTCCCCGACGGGAAGTTGCGACCTACGCGCATCGAGATTTTTCAAGTCAACGTGGGCAAACTCTGCAACCAATCCTGCGCACACTGCCATGTGGATGCCGGACCCGACCGCAAGGAGGAAAATATGAGCCGCGAAAATTTCGAGCGGTGCCTCGACATCCTCGCTCGCTACGATATCCCAACGGTGGATATCACGGGCGGCGCGCCGGAATTGAACCCGCATTTTCGCTGGTTTGTGGCCGAATGCCGAAAGTTAGGCAAGCACATCATGGACCGCTGCAACCTGACGGTCGTCGTTTCCAACAAAAAACACCACGATTTGCCCGAATTTTTCGCTGAACACGGCGTGGAGGTCGTGTCGTCGCTGCCGCATTATTCTGCCTTGCGCACCGACGCGCAACGCGGCGACGGGGTGTTTGAGGATTCTATCAAGGCGATGCGGATGCTCAACGCCGTGGGCTACGGAAAAGAAGACACAGGGTTGAAATTCAATCTCGTCTATAACCCCACGGGCATTTTTTTGCCGGGCAATCAAGCAGCTTTGGAGGCGGAGTTCAAGCGTCAGCTCAAGCGCAAACACGACGTGGAGTTCAACCACCTTTTCGCCATCACGAATATGCCGATTAGCCGCTTCCTCGATTATTTGCTGGAAACAGGCAATTACGAGACGTATATGCAGACCTTGCTGGATGCCTTCAATCCCACAGCGGTGGCGGGTGTCATGTGTCGCAACACGATTTCCGTCAGCTGGGATGGCTACCTCTACGATTGTGACTTCAACCAAATGCTCGACCTGAAGGTGGCTGGCCCCAGCCACCTCCGCGATTTTGATTTGGAGGCGCTGGAGCGCCGCGACATCGTGCTCAATCAGCATTGTTTCGGATGCACCGCAGGCGCAGGCTCGAGTTGCGGGGGACAAGTGGCGTGA
- the mnmD gene encoding tRNA (5-methylaminomethyl-2-thiouridine)(34)-methyltransferase MnmD gives MPLITTQDGSHSIYSEQYGVTYHSKFGAVTESAHVFIAAGLRYKAAVQRDIAILETGFGTGLNAFMTWLEAERRNLNVRYLGLEAYPVPEEETHALNYPIGLGCPERSADFLALHQCEWAVPHPLSEHFVFEKRKHRIEEFEQPDTFDLIYFDAFAPQAQPELWTEEVFANMYRALKTEGVLVTYCAQGHFKRTLKKVGFAVERLQGPPGKREMTRAFR, from the coding sequence ATGCCACTCATCACCACCCAAGACGGCTCCCACTCCATTTATTCCGAACAATATGGTGTCACTTATCACTCCAAATTCGGTGCGGTGACAGAGTCGGCCCATGTCTTTATCGCCGCAGGGTTGCGCTACAAGGCCGCCGTTCAGCGCGATATTGCCATCTTGGAAACGGGTTTTGGCACCGGGCTGAACGCTTTCATGACGTGGCTGGAGGCCGAGCGCCGCAATCTGAACGTCCGTTATTTGGGCTTGGAGGCATACCCCGTGCCGGAAGAGGAGACACACGCGCTCAACTACCCAATTGGCTTGGGCTGCCCCGAGCGCAGCGCCGACTTCCTCGCGCTTCACCAGTGCGAATGGGCAGTGCCACACCCCCTTTCCGAGCATTTTGTTTTTGAAAAAAGAAAACACCGCATCGAGGAATTTGAACAACCAGACACCTTCGACCTTATCTATTTCGATGCCTTTGCCCCACAAGCCCAACCCGAATTGTGGACGGAAGAAGTCTTTGCCAATATGTATCGGGCGCTTAAAACCGAAGGCGTGCTCGTCACCTATTGCGCGCAAGGCCACTTCAAGCGGACACTCAAAAAGGTGGGGTTCGCCGTGGAGCGGCTACAAGGCCCGCCGGGCAAACGCGAGATGACGCGAGCTTTTCGATAA
- a CDS encoding YdcF family protein, whose amino-acid sequence MFFILSKLLAFLLKPLNWLVMLAVMGLWVKKRALKRRIILALSIGLLFFTNPWLVNQMARVWETGKRSPADIVEPYDIGILLGGFVNFNAEAPPGLLTFHQAGNRLTTTLLLYETGKIRRILITGGAGRLIGKVPEEATATRKFLIQCGVPDSVILVENNARNTRENALFSKNLIDSLAPESRCLLITSAWHIRRAEMSFRQAGLPCDVFAADFLSESSRGNWLDQIEPDWKALLKWELLIKEWVGSLAYRL is encoded by the coding sequence ATGTTTTTTATTCTTTCAAAATTATTGGCCTTTCTGCTAAAACCCCTCAATTGGCTGGTCATGCTGGCGGTGATGGGGCTATGGGTAAAAAAACGAGCGCTGAAAAGACGGATTATTCTGGCATTATCCATCGGTCTGTTGTTTTTCACCAACCCGTGGCTGGTCAATCAGATGGCTCGTGTGTGGGAGACGGGGAAGCGAAGCCCAGCCGATATTGTTGAGCCTTACGACATCGGGATTTTGCTCGGCGGCTTCGTCAACTTCAACGCGGAGGCACCACCCGGTTTGCTGACCTTCCATCAAGCGGGCAATCGCCTCACCACCACGTTGTTGCTGTATGAAACAGGCAAGATTCGCCGCATCCTGATTACAGGCGGCGCGGGGCGGCTGATTGGCAAGGTGCCGGAAGAAGCGACCGCGACGCGCAAGTTTTTGATACAATGCGGGGTGCCCGATAGTGTTATTTTGGTGGAAAACAACGCTCGCAACACTCGCGAGAATGCGCTGTTTTCCAAAAACCTGATTGACAGCTTGGCCCCCGAAAGTCGCTGTCTCCTCATCACCTCGGCATGGCACATACGGCGGGCAGAAATGTCTTTTCGGCAGGCAGGCCTTCCTTGCGATGTGTTTGCTGCCGATTTTTTGAGCGAATCGAGCCGGGGCAACTGGCTCGACCAAATCGAGCCTGACTGGAAAGCACTGCTCAAGTGGGAATTATTGATAAAAGAATGGGTAGGCAGCCTCGCCTATCGCTTGTAG
- a CDS encoding T9SS type A sorting domain-containing protein, whose translation MQKLFRLVFFSLLVLHGSWQMTHAQLTLKVISIPTNTPPGANIHAVGTFNGWNPSDATKILTPLGNGQYSITLTPPVGEVKFKFTRGSWATVEGNANGGFLPDRVHNYNGQPTTLDLTILSWEDLGGNNSTAAPNVSIMDNSFYMPQLNRYRRIWLYLPPDYTTTSKKYPVLYMHDGQNLFDAATSFSGEWEVDESLNSLHQQGDYGCIVVGIDNGGIDRLNEYSPWVNVQYNAGGQGDEYVDFIINTLKPHIDSTYRTLPGRTTTGTMGSSMGGLISMYAFSERQDVFSRAGIFSPAFWFGGSNPANHVAAHPRQGEARVYFLAGGQEPASVAQNMQAVADSMTAAGFLNDEKFFAVVSDGQHSEWFWRREFPDAYKWLFQNTVSAVGGPNAEPDAPIEIFPNPTGSWVRLSGVATGERVDLQILGSDGRVWRDSAAVGGEPVWTGDLPVGFYFVKVKKQGGKWVTTKMIRQ comes from the coding sequence ATGCAAAAACTATTTCGTCTCGTCTTCTTCTCGCTCCTTGTGCTTCATGGTTCTTGGCAAATGACTCACGCCCAGCTTACCCTGAAAGTCATTTCCATCCCTACCAACACTCCCCCAGGGGCAAACATCCACGCAGTGGGCACTTTCAACGGCTGGAATCCCAGCGATGCGACCAAAATCCTGACACCGCTCGGCAACGGACAATATAGCATCACGCTGACACCTCCCGTGGGCGAAGTGAAGTTCAAATTCACACGCGGCAGCTGGGCGACAGTGGAAGGAAATGCCAACGGCGGCTTTTTGCCCGACCGTGTCCACAACTACAACGGCCAACCCACCACTTTGGATTTGACCATCCTCTCTTGGGAAGACCTCGGCGGCAACAACTCGACCGCAGCGCCCAACGTGTCCATTATGGACAACAGCTTCTATATGCCGCAGCTGAATCGCTATCGCCGCATCTGGCTCTATCTGCCGCCTGACTACACCACCACCTCAAAGAAATACCCGGTGCTCTATATGCACGATGGCCAAAACCTCTTCGATGCAGCCACTAGCTTTTCTGGCGAATGGGAGGTGGACGAATCGCTCAACAGCCTTCACCAACAAGGCGACTACGGCTGCATCGTGGTGGGCATTGACAACGGCGGCATTGACCGACTCAACGAGTATTCCCCATGGGTGAACGTGCAGTACAATGCGGGCGGTCAGGGCGATGAATACGTTGATTTTATCATCAACACCTTGAAACCGCACATTGACTCGACCTACCGCACCCTGCCGGGCCGAACCACCACCGGCACAATGGGCAGCAGTATGGGTGGCCTGATTTCGATGTACGCCTTCTCCGAGCGGCAAGATGTGTTTTCGCGGGCTGGCATTTTTTCGCCGGCTTTCTGGTTTGGAGGCAGCAACCCAGCCAATCATGTGGCCGCGCATCCCCGACAAGGCGAGGCACGAGTCTATTTTCTCGCGGGCGGCCAAGAACCCGCCTCCGTCGCGCAGAACATGCAGGCGGTGGCCGATTCAATGACGGCGGCGGGCTTCCTCAACGATGAAAAATTCTTCGCAGTGGTGTCCGACGGCCAGCACTCCGAATGGTTTTGGCGGCGCGAATTCCCCGATGCCTACAAATGGCTGTTTCAAAACACGGTAAGCGCTGTGGGCGGGCCAAATGCCGAGCCAGACGCGCCCATCGAAATTTTCCCCAACCCCACCGGCTCTTGGGTGCGGCTTTCGGGCGTGGCCACGGGCGAACGGGTCGATTTGCAAATACTTGGCTCCGACGGCCGGGTTTGGCGCGACAGTGCCGCCGTCGGGGGCGAGCCGGTATGGACAGGCGATTTGCCCGTTGGGTTTTACTTTGTGAAAGTAAAAAAACAAGGTGGGAAATGGGTGACGACCAAGATGATACGGCAATAA
- a CDS encoding GNAT family N-acetyltransferase: MCATSVSVQIAGETAPTTRLRYSFFRSIEAAGRDWDAAAPTHDLFLQRKYLSVLEANPPMGMRFGYLVFYRADEPVGVAICQVKYFKGDDNIADLSAQTKDPCFFNGLAKWFKRWVAGKAAADILICGNMLLTGEHGYYFDEQKIAPKTAIELLEKGLDDVVDIMGREGTRMPVILVKDISSARLEQRRALIKKGFVEFDIQPNMVLHLNFPDFDGYLAAMSTKYRTRAKRAFKKRDGVEKRELTLLEIQRELPHIYTLYKEVAKNAGFNMVDLNEQYLLALKRELPDHFRMFAYYEAGRIVAFYTTIQNGDELEAHFLGYDKALNHERQLYLNCLYDMVQFGLDCQCRDIVFARTALEIKSSIGATPHQLWCYLRHQNPLTNRFTGTILEYLKPVEEWVPRHPFKQE, from the coding sequence ATGTGCGCCACCTCTGTCTCCGTCCAAATCGCTGGCGAAACTGCGCCAACCACACGACTCCGCTACAGTTTTTTTCGCTCCATAGAAGCCGCCGGGCGCGACTGGGATGCCGCCGCTCCCACTCACGACCTTTTTTTGCAGCGAAAGTACCTCTCCGTTCTCGAAGCCAACCCACCCATGGGGATGCGGTTTGGCTATCTCGTTTTTTACCGAGCCGACGAACCGGTAGGCGTGGCCATTTGCCAAGTCAAGTATTTCAAGGGCGACGACAACATCGCAGACCTCAGCGCACAGACCAAAGACCCTTGTTTCTTCAACGGATTAGCCAAGTGGTTCAAACGATGGGTGGCCGGCAAGGCCGCAGCCGACATCCTCATTTGCGGCAACATGCTGCTGACGGGCGAACACGGCTACTATTTCGACGAGCAAAAAATAGCGCCCAAAACAGCCATCGAACTGCTGGAAAAAGGACTTGACGACGTGGTGGACATCATGGGGCGCGAGGGCACCCGAATGCCCGTCATCCTCGTGAAAGACATCTCCTCGGCCCGCCTCGAACAGCGCCGTGCCCTGATAAAAAAAGGCTTTGTCGAGTTTGACATTCAGCCCAATATGGTGCTGCACCTGAACTTCCCAGACTTCGACGGCTACCTCGCCGCCATGTCAACCAAATACCGGACGCGGGCAAAAAGAGCTTTCAAAAAACGCGACGGCGTAGAAAAGCGCGAACTCACGCTGTTGGAAATACAGCGCGAACTGCCACACATCTACACCCTCTACAAAGAGGTAGCAAAAAACGCAGGCTTCAACATGGTGGACCTCAATGAGCAATACCTCTTGGCACTCAAACGCGAACTGCCAGACCATTTCAGAATGTTTGCCTACTATGAGGCAGGGCGAATCGTCGCTTTCTACACCACCATTCAAAACGGCGACGAACTCGAGGCCCACTTCCTCGGCTACGACAAAGCTCTCAATCACGAGCGCCAACTGTACCTCAACTGCCTCTACGACATGGTACAATTCGGCCTCGACTGCCAATGCCGCGACATCGTGTTCGCGCGCACTGCTCTGGAAATAAAGAGCTCAATAGGCGCAACACCCCACCAACTCTGGTGCTATCTGCGACACCAAAACCCCCTCACCAACAGATTCACCGGCACCATTCTCGAATACCTCAAGCCAGTGGAAGAATGGGTGCCTCGACACCCATTCAAGCAAGAGTAG
- a CDS encoding inorganic diphosphatase, giving the protein MDYLALPAFSKTSLLNAVVEIPAGTNTKFEYDKKSHRFKNDVRDNHDRKVDFLPYPTNYGFIPSTHMDKAIGGDGDPLDVLVLSEHLPTGTVIEVLPIGLLLLKDLGELDHKVLAIPAEPSLRIIRATNWREFQMEYSAARHIIEQFFLHYDGLGTMLLMGWSDENAAIAEVKKWQLV; this is encoded by the coding sequence ATGGACTATCTTGCATTGCCTGCTTTTTCCAAAACCAGCCTGCTGAACGCCGTCGTGGAAATACCCGCCGGAACGAACACCAAATTTGAGTACGACAAAAAAAGCCACCGATTCAAGAACGACGTGCGCGACAATCACGACCGCAAGGTTGATTTTCTGCCCTATCCGACAAACTACGGCTTCATCCCCTCCACCCACATGGACAAGGCAATCGGCGGCGACGGCGACCCACTCGACGTGTTGGTGCTGAGCGAACACCTGCCCACCGGCACCGTCATCGAGGTGCTCCCCATTGGCTTGCTGTTGCTAAAAGACTTGGGCGAACTCGACCATAAGGTCTTGGCCATTCCCGCAGAACCCTCCCTACGCATCATCCGTGCCACCAACTGGCGCGAATTTCAAATGGAATACAGCGCCGCCCGCCACATCATCGAACAGTTTTTCCTGCACTACGACGGGCTTGGCACCATGCTCCTCATGGGATGGAGCGACGAAAACGCCGCCATCGCGGAAGTTAAAAAATGGCAGTTGGTCTAA